A portion of the Candidatus Woesearchaeota archaeon genome contains these proteins:
- a CDS encoding UDP-N-acetylglucosamine--N-acetylmuramyl-(pentapeptide) pyrophosphoryl-undecaprenol N-acetylglucosamine transferase, whose protein sequence is MKILFTGGGTGGHIFPIVAIAREIRRIYPKKDLEFYYLGLKDEFGLIMLSQEDFKIKTIISGKIRRYFSDSGFSISQINLATVYKNTIDILFKIPFGFLQSIFLILMIRPQLVFSKGGSGSISVTQSARLLGIPVFLHESDVVPGLSNKITSKWAKKIFVSFPKTEYFDPQKTILVGNPIRTELLNGDKKTAGDLFDLTFQKPIILFSGGSQGSEAINDFVLNSLNDFLAEFELIHVCGRNNLEEVEAESSVVIDKDLAKYYHVVGFLDEEKYKHAYKSADLIISRSGSGSIFEIAALGKPSILVPLPSAAANHQAKNAYVYSQTGAALVVEQDNLTHNFFIDIIHNLFLHLDKLEKMKEEALRFSKPLAAKAIAREILEYFTLE, encoded by the coding sequence ATGAAAATATTATTTACAGGAGGTGGCACAGGGGGCCATATATTTCCAATAGTTGCTATTGCAAGAGAGATAAGAAGAATCTATCCTAAGAAAGATTTGGAATTTTATTATTTGGGATTAAAAGATGAATTCGGGCTCATAATGCTCAGTCAAGAGGATTTTAAAATAAAAACAATAATATCAGGAAAAATTAGAAGATATTTTTCTGATTCTGGATTTTCTATTTCTCAGATAAATCTCGCAACCGTGTATAAAAATACCATAGACATATTGTTTAAAATACCATTCGGATTTTTACAGAGCATATTTTTGATTTTAATGATACGTCCTCAGCTTGTTTTCAGTAAAGGAGGATCGGGGTCTATTTCTGTGACGCAGAGCGCAAGATTATTGGGAATACCTGTGTTTTTACACGAATCGGATGTTGTACCCGGGTTATCCAATAAGATAACTTCAAAATGGGCAAAAAAGATATTTGTTTCTTTTCCAAAAACAGAATATTTTGACCCACAAAAAACAATTTTAGTTGGAAATCCAATAAGAACAGAATTGTTGAATGGAGATAAAAAAACAGCTGGAGACTTGTTTGACCTTACTTTCCAAAAACCAATAATTTTATTTTCAGGAGGGTCGCAAGGGTCGGAAGCCATTAATGATTTTGTTTTAAATAGCTTAAACGATTTTTTGGCAGAATTTGAATTAATACATGTTTGTGGCAGGAATAATTTAGAAGAAGTAGAGGCAGAATCATCAGTGGTAATTGATAAAGATTTGGCAAAATACTATCACGTTGTAGGCTTTTTAGACGAAGAAAAATATAAGCATGCTTATAAGTCAGCTGACCTTATAATATCTCGCTCTGGTTCAGGTTCTATTTTTGAAATAGCGGCCTTGGGGAAACCCAGTATTTTAGTTCCATTACCATCAGCGGCGGCTAATCATCAAGCAAAAAATGCTTATGTATATTCGCAAACTGGAGCGGCGTTAGTCGTAGAACAAGATAACCTGACCCATAATTTTTTTATAGATATAATCCATAATTTATTTTTACATCTTGATAAATTAGAAAAAATGAAAGAAGAAGCATTAAGATTTTCAAAGCCATTGGCCGCTAAAGCCATTGCCAGAGAAATTTTAGAATATTTTACTTTAGAATAA
- the ftsW gene encoding putative lipid II flippase FtsW, which translates to MKKHPNYYFFFLVVILVVFGILFLSTLSAPASIRNFGNTNYYLIHQLYLLFIGIVLAIIAYKFPLNYFKKLAPLLLFFNFVLLAIVFLPIFGVKFWGAKRWIDIGIATFQPSEILKITSILYLSALISNKLSDGRKGGWLLATKKGYHNIKYVFIPFIVFLTIISIFLILQPDVSTLGIIGLTLVLMYFFANTPIWNTFLIFFIAIGGLFALIKFEPYRMNRWLIFLNPEIDPLGKGFHMKQSLIAIGSGGFFGKGWGMSVQKFEFLPAAMSDSIFSILGEETGIVGCLFLVILFMLFLWLGVKIAKSSNDKFGQLTAIGITFWIVIQAFFNIAANLGIAPLAGIPLPFFSYGGSHLVTELIGVGILLNISKK; encoded by the coding sequence ATGAAAAAGCATCCAAATTATTATTTCTTTTTTTTAGTGGTTATTTTGGTTGTTTTTGGCATTTTGTTTTTATCAACTCTTTCAGCCCCCGCTTCTATTAGGAATTTCGGTAACACTAACTATTATTTAATACATCAATTGTATTTACTTTTTATAGGAATAGTTTTGGCAATAATCGCTTATAAATTTCCACTAAATTATTTTAAAAAATTAGCGCCATTATTATTATTTTTTAATTTCGTACTATTAGCAATTGTGTTTTTACCGATATTTGGAGTTAAATTTTGGGGAGCAAAACGTTGGATAGATATAGGAATAGCCACTTTTCAGCCATCTGAAATTTTAAAAATTACATCAATTTTATATTTGAGCGCGCTTATTTCTAATAAATTATCAGATGGACGCAAAGGAGGATGGCTTTTAGCAACAAAAAAAGGTTATCATAATATAAAATATGTATTTATTCCTTTTATAGTTTTTTTAACAATAATTTCAATATTTTTGATATTACAGCCGGACGTAAGCACCTTGGGAATAATAGGATTAACATTAGTTCTTATGTATTTTTTTGCCAATACGCCCATTTGGAATACCTTTTTAATATTTTTTATAGCCATAGGGGGATTGTTCGCTTTAATAAAATTTGAACCGTACAGAATGAATCGGTGGTTAATTTTTCTGAATCCGGAGATAGACCCATTAGGTAAAGGTTTTCATATGAAGCAGTCTTTGATTGCAATCGGATCGGGCGGATTTTTCGGAAAAGGGTGGGGGATGTCTGTGCAAAAATTCGAATTTTTACCAGCGGCGATGTCAGATTCAATATTCTCTATATTAGGAGAAGAAACTGGAATAGTTGGTTGCCTATTTCTGGTTATCCTTTTTATGCTTTTTTTGTGGCTCGGAGTTAAAATTGCAAAATCGTCAAATGATAAATTTGGGCAACTAACTGCCATAGGCATCACTTTTTGGATAGTAATTCAGGCATTTTTTAATATCGCAGCTAACTTGGGGATAGCTCCATTGGCCGGTATCCCATTACCATTTTTTAGCTATGGCGGGTCGCATTTAGTTACAGAGTTAATAGGAGTCGGCATATTACTAAATATATCTAAAAAATGA